In Gammaproteobacteria bacterium, the DNA window ATCATCATTGATAATGAGATAGTCAAACTCACTATAGTGCGTAATCTCGTTAATAGCGTCACGCATACGACGTGCAATGATCTCATCGCTATCTTGTCCGCGCCCCTTGAGTCGCTTCTCCAGCGCTTGCCGAGAGGGGGGTAGAATGAAAATTGAGAGGCACTCCGGCATCATCTTGCGAACCTGTTGCGCCCCTTGCCAATCTATCTCAAGAATGACATCAACACCCTTATTCTGCTGTTTTGTCACCCAGTCACCACAGGTTCCGTAGTGGTTATCAAAAACCTGGGCATGTTCCAAAAAGGTGGCTCGGCCAACCATCTCTTGGAAGGTATTGCTGTCGACAAAGTTATAGTGCACCCCGTTGATTTCACCAGGTCGAGCATCCCGGGTGGTGTGTGAGACGGAGACCTTAATATCATCACAGGACTCAATTAGCGCCTTCACAAGTGAGGTTTTACCCGCACCAGAGGGTGCTGAAATAACAAAAAGAGTGCCTCGGGCGGTGTTTGGAGTGATATCTGCCATAGTGATGTTGTTCTCAATGGTTGCTTGTGTTTGACGCAGCCCCCGGCTGCTCAGTGCGTGTCCTGCTTCAATGAATAGCTAAAACAGCTCAATTTCAGACTCGACAACTTCTGGTGTGGAGACCTTTAAGAGGCCTTGCGCGACCAGCTCGGTATGAAAGCAGACGCGGTTTCGGCCATTATCTTTGGCGTAGTAGAGCGCATCATCCGCATGCCCCAAAACAATCGCTGAAATGCCTTGGTCTGCTATCTCCACGTAGCCAATACTGACGGTGACAGAGCCAATTTGCGGGAAGTCATAGTTTTCCATGGTTGCGCGAAAACGCTCGAGTGCGGCGGCGGCTCCTTTTTGGCTGGTAGCACGAAGTAGCACCACGAACTCTTCACCACCAAACCGAAATAGTTTGTCGTAGCTGCGAAAAGTGCTTCGCATAATATTGGCCAGTAGCAGTAATACCTCATCACCGTAGAGGTGGCCATACTGGTCATTTATTTTCTTGAAAAAATCGATATCAATGACCGCTAGCCAGTTACCCACACTCTCTTCATTGCAATGGCGTCGCTGCGGATGTTGGCTCTCCTCTCTGTCCTGGTCATTGGGGTGCTTCCATTCACCCAGGATGCGTTCAAGGTCGCGGTCAAAGGTGCGACGATTGAGTAATCCGGTCAAGGTGTCATGTTCACTATCATCGAGCAGGCAGGCGTAGTTACGATAAATCTGGAAATAACCTGTTAGCAGTTTTTTATGGGTACTTTTTGAGAGACCTTCCCCACAGATAACAAATGAACTAATGATCACGCCCGCACGATTGGTGAGGGGATAAACATAGGTATCCGGCTGCTCTTTAGTGCTCTCAACAAACACCGGCTCTCTGCTCTCAATACACTGGCTGAGGCCGGTGATTTGGTGTATGAGGAATTGTGAGGAGGGTGTGCAAGGGTCGTGGAAGGTTAAATTGCCATCTGTTATATCGGTTGTGATAAGACAGCGTTGCTCACCATATTCTGAAATGATTTTATAGAGTGAAATTCTTTTTAATTTTAATAGCTCAAAGAGTGTGCTCATCAAGCTTGCTTCAAGCAGCTCGCGATCTGCCTGAGTCGTGACATGAGCAATGGACTCTATTATTTTGTCTGCGGTATATTCCGACATGTGACCCTCATCTCTGTTCAGCATGGTGTACAAGGCAGGCTAAAGAGTGCCCGATCTTCAATACGCAGTGCTGTCAGGCTTCCGCCCCATAAGCAGCCGCTATCCAATGAAATAACATTACTACCCTGATGTATGCCCAGCGTTGACCAGTGCCCAAATAGGATCGTGAACTCGCGGCTGTTTCGTGCCGGGTGCTCAAACCAGGGTAGGGCTCCGGTGGGTTGTGTGCCGGGGGCTCCTTTGGGTTTCATGAGGTAGTGCCCCTCGTTATCA includes these proteins:
- the gmk gene encoding guanylate kinase, which codes for MADITPNTARGTLFVISAPSGAGKTSLVKALIESCDDIKVSVSHTTRDARPGEINGVHYNFVDSNTFQEMVGRATFLEHAQVFDNHYGTCGDWVTKQQNKGVDVILEIDWQGAQQVRKMMPECLSIFILPPSRQALEKRLKGRGQDSDEIIARRMRDAINEITHYSEFDYLIINDDFNTALAELRTVILSQRLRMLPQQQRNEQLLDNLLS
- a CDS encoding GGDEF domain-containing protein; translated protein: MSEYTADKIIESIAHVTTQADRELLEASLMSTLFELLKLKRISLYKIISEYGEQRCLITTDITDGNLTFHDPCTPSSQFLIHQITGLSQCIESREPVFVESTKEQPDTYVYPLTNRAGVIISSFVICGEGLSKSTHKKLLTGYFQIYRNYACLLDDSEHDTLTGLLNRRTFDRDLERILGEWKHPNDQDREESQHPQRRHCNEESVGNWLAVIDIDFFKKINDQYGHLYGDEVLLLLANIMRSTFRSYDKLFRFGGEEFVVLLRATSQKGAAAALERFRATMENYDFPQIGSVTVSIGYVEIADQGISAIVLGHADDALYYAKDNGRNRVCFHTELVAQGLLKVSTPEVVESEIELF